In Chitinophaga sp. H8, the sequence AATAAAGCACTGCTGCAGGCATTGTCTTCAGCCAGCGGTGCTACCCGTATTTCATTGGTAGAAGCATTGGCGGATACGCGTTACAGTGAGGCTGCGGCTGCTATTGCGCCACTGGTTAACAATGATGATAAGAAACTGGTGAAAGTAGCTTCTTTTGCCCTGGCCAGCATAGGAGATCCTTCTTCTGCTGCTGCGTTGGGAAGTGCAGCTGCTAAAAGTGGTTATACATATGATGTAACAGATGCTACCAGCAATTACCTGCTATATATCAAACAGCTGATCGCAAATGGTCATACTGCACAGGCATCTAAATTAGCTGCTGCCCTGTTAAAGCAATGTACGCAGGATACACAGGCACACACCCGTGCTGCTGCATTGAAATTCCTGGTAGATATGCAGGGGGAGAAAAGCGTATCCTTACTCACCACTGCTGCTGCCGACAAGAATAATACTTACCGGGAAGCTGCATTGAAATTTGCAGCACCTTATGTAGCCAATAATATCGCTCCCTGGTTAAAACAACTGAGCAAGGGGAATGCTACTACTAAAGCAGGTATCGTTACCATGCTGGGTAATAACGGTGTAAAAGCAGCGTTGCCTGCTGTTTTAAAGCTGTTGCAAAGCAAGGATGCTGGTGTGAAATTAGCTGCCATTACAGCTGCCGGACAAATAGGCCAGCAGGATGTATTACCGGCTTTGTTACCTATCCTTAAAAATGGTAATGCCGCTGAATTGTCTGCTGTAAAGAACGCACTGCTTACCATGAAAGGAAGTGACGTGGCAGCACAGGTAGGTAATGCATTGCCTGGTATGCCGTCTGCAGCACAGGTGGCATTGATCGATGTACTGGCTGCACGTAAGGCAGACAGTGGCATTGGTAATGTATTACCACTGGCACAGGGTCAGGATGAAACCGTGCGTAAATCTGCACTGGGTGCATTAAAGAACCTGGTAACCGCCAATAACCTGCCTAGCCTGTTTACGCTGTTGGGTACTGCTTCTCAGCCGGATGATATCGCTAATCTGCAAAGTGCAGTGGTAGCAGCTACCAGTGGTAGTACGCCTGAACAGCGTGCTGCTGCAGTGCTGGCACAAATGAAACAATCACCTGCGGATCAGCAATACCGCTTTTTTGATATCCTCGCAGGTATCGGTGGTAAAGATGCTTTACAGGTAGTAGCTGATGGTTTTGATAAAGGAAATGCACAAACGAAAGAAGCCGCAGTAAAGGCTTTGTCCCAATGGTCGGATGATGGTGCTGCACAGGCATTATTAAACATCAGCCGTAATGCAGGCAATGGTGCTTACCTGGATCAGGCCCTGCAGGGATATATCAACCTGACTGCAAAGGCAGATGCGCCAGCGGAACAAAAATTCTTAATGTTGCGCAATGCCATGGAAGTGGCTAAAACACCTGCACAGCAGAAAGCTATCATGAAAGGTGTACAAAAGTGTAAAACTTTACCTGCACTGATCTTTGCCGGTAGTTATTTAGATCAGCCTGCTGTACAGCAGGAAGCTGCTGCTGCAGTAATGAATATTGCTTTATCCAACAAAGCTTTTACGGGTACTACCGTACGGAGCCTGCTGGAAAAAACTATCCAGGTGCTGAAAGGCCAGGACAGTGATTATCAGAAAGAATCTATCCGTAAGCATCTGGCAGAAATGCCTGCCGGCGATGGATTTGTATCTATGTTCAATGGAAAAGACCTGACCGGTTGGAAAGGACTGGTAGCTGATCCGGTGAAACGCGCCAAAATGGATGCTAAAACACTGGCTGCTGAACAGAAAAAAGCAGATGAAGAAATGCGTAGCGGATGGTCTGCTAAAGATGGCCTGTTAGTATTCGGCGGCAAAGGCAATAACCTCTGCACTGAAAAGAAATACGGCGATTTTGAAATGTTTGTAGACTGGAAAATTACCAAAGATGGCGATGCTGGTATCTACCTGCGTGGCACCCCACAGGTACAGATCTGGGATATTGCCCGCGTAGATGTGGGTGCTCAGGTAGGCTCCGGTGGCTTGTATAATAATCAGGTGAACGAAAGCAAACCTTTAAAACTGGCAGATAACCCGGTAGGTGAGTGGAACAACTTCCATATCATCATGAAGGGTGATCGTGTTACGGTTTATCTCAATGGAGTACTGGTGGTAGACAATATTATCCTGGAAAACTTCTGGGATCGTAACCTGCCTATTTTTATTGCTGAACAGATTGAGCTGCAGGCACATGGTACTTATGTAGCTTACCGTGATCTGTACATCCGCGAAATTCCTACGCCTAAACCTTTCACTTTAAGTGACCAGGAAAAGAAAGAAGGATACAAAATACTGTTTGATGGTACTAACATGCACAATTGGACCGGTAATACCAAAGATTACGTGATCGAAGATGGTGCTATTGTTATCTACCCTAATGGTGGTAATGGCGGTAACCTGTACACTAAAGAAGAATTCAGCGACTTTACTTTCCGTTTTGAGTTCATGCTTACACCTGGTGCCAACAATGGTTTAGGGGTGCGTGCTCCGTTGAATGGGGATGCTGCTTACGAAGGAATGGAACTGCAGATTCTGGACAACGAAGCGGATATCTATAAAAACCTGCACGTATATCAATACCATGGCTCTGTATATGGTGTCATTCCAGCCAAACGCGGCTTTTTAAAGCCTGTGGGCGAGTGGAACTATGAAGAAGTAACCATGAAGGGTAGTAAAGTAAAAGTAACCCTGAATGGTACTGTGATCCTGGACGGCGACCTGGCGGAAGCCCGCAAAAATGGTGCAATGGATGGTAACAAACATCCGGGTATCCATCGTGAAAAAGGACACTTCGGTTTCCTCGGACATGGTTCTGTGGTGAAATTTAAAAACATCCGGGTAAAAGACCTGAGTGGTAAAAAATAATTGAATCAAAGGAGGCTGCAGGGACCATTTTCCTGTAAGTTCCGGAACGCTGCATGTGTATCTTAGGATGCATATGCAGCGTTTTTTTTGCTACCTGGTTGATTATTAATTGTTTAAGATATAACGTGATTTCAGGTATTTGTTAAGTGGATGTTAACACGGGAACAATCCGCACGTTTACGAGGAATAATAAGCGTTTGACGAAGACAGCGATCCACGCTTCACCGCAATGGCTATCTTTGTTAAGGTTTTTCATAGGATATGGTTAAAAAATTAGGCGGTATTCTTACCGCTTTTTTTATTTTATATATCTGAAGGGCGTTTTATTGAAGCCTAACCCATTAAATCTCCACATTTTATTTATCAGCATGTGTGCTGGGGGGCTCCCCACTTTACGGCGCTTTTTCCCCGTTTTTAATACCTGGAATAATGGAAATCATGATGGTATTGAAGTGCTTGTTTTGGCCTGTGATTTGTTCCTAAGTATAAAAAAAGATACATATGGAAGCATTCACTGTAAAAATAGGCAGCCGGCGGTTTGATGTTATTTCCTATTTTGAAACTCGTGCCAGCCGTTTTAAAGTACTGATTGATGATCAGGAGGTAATGTTGGAAACGGATGAAGATGGGTGCATCCGCGCCAGGGAAGGTACCCCGCACCGTCGGGCCTATAATATCAGCCTGTTGAATGCAATAGCAGATGGCATTGCCGCGCATTATGCCTGATACATAAGGTCTTATGGATGTAAGAAAACACTTGAATTTTATTAATCTATTGATAATTATATTCTTATGTAAAAACATGTTTATGAATGCTTGTTAAGTGGATGTTAACACGGGAGTAATCCACACGTTCACGAGGAATATTAAGCGTTTGACGAAGACAGCGATACGTGCCTCACTGTAATGGCTATCTTTGTTAAGGTTTTTCATAGGATATGGTTAAAAAATTAGGCGGTATTCTTACCGCTTTTTTTATTTTATATACTTCCGGAGCAGTTACAGACTGCCGATAAAACCACCAATAGCCATTAAAGACCACCTCAGAAGGTTGCCGGAATGATTCATTACTTTTTTCATTACTTTT encodes:
- a CDS encoding DUF1080 domain-containing protein, with amino-acid sequence MKRILIVLLLLLCCSVQQQTIAQAKTDQRAFNTKIADLLMLFPAQDQAKLNANMETLASLGEKGLLEMATMLAPAGKGDNTQLQYAIGGFSFYVMQPGKDDLRSWAVKAYCQALNKVADKENKAFLISQLQRTGKDDAVDCLTSYLSDERLCDPAARALVKINTSAGNKALLQALSSASGATRISLVEALADTRYSEAAAAIAPLVNNDDKKLVKVASFALASIGDPSSAAALGSAAAKSGYTYDVTDATSNYLLYIKQLIANGHTAQASKLAAALLKQCTQDTQAHTRAAALKFLVDMQGEKSVSLLTTAAADKNNTYREAALKFAAPYVANNIAPWLKQLSKGNATTKAGIVTMLGNNGVKAALPAVLKLLQSKDAGVKLAAITAAGQIGQQDVLPALLPILKNGNAAELSAVKNALLTMKGSDVAAQVGNALPGMPSAAQVALIDVLAARKADSGIGNVLPLAQGQDETVRKSALGALKNLVTANNLPSLFTLLGTASQPDDIANLQSAVVAATSGSTPEQRAAAVLAQMKQSPADQQYRFFDILAGIGGKDALQVVADGFDKGNAQTKEAAVKALSQWSDDGAAQALLNISRNAGNGAYLDQALQGYINLTAKADAPAEQKFLMLRNAMEVAKTPAQQKAIMKGVQKCKTLPALIFAGSYLDQPAVQQEAAAAVMNIALSNKAFTGTTVRSLLEKTIQVLKGQDSDYQKESIRKHLAEMPAGDGFVSMFNGKDLTGWKGLVADPVKRAKMDAKTLAAEQKKADEEMRSGWSAKDGLLVFGGKGNNLCTEKKYGDFEMFVDWKITKDGDAGIYLRGTPQVQIWDIARVDVGAQVGSGGLYNNQVNESKPLKLADNPVGEWNNFHIIMKGDRVTVYLNGVLVVDNIILENFWDRNLPIFIAEQIELQAHGTYVAYRDLYIREIPTPKPFTLSDQEKKEGYKILFDGTNMHNWTGNTKDYVIEDGAIVIYPNGGNGGNLYTKEEFSDFTFRFEFMLTPGANNGLGVRAPLNGDAAYEGMELQILDNEADIYKNLHVYQYHGSVYGVIPAKRGFLKPVGEWNYEEVTMKGSKVKVTLNGTVILDGDLAEARKNGAMDGNKHPGIHREKGHFGFLGHGSVVKFKNIRVKDLSGKK